A window from Oreochromis aureus strain Israel breed Guangdong linkage group 16, ZZ_aureus, whole genome shotgun sequence encodes these proteins:
- the ddx3xa gene encoding DEAD-box helicase 3 X-linked a isoform X1 yields the protein MSHVVVDNPHGLDQQLAALDLNSADGQGGGTGRRYIPPHLRNKDAPKNAGNSYSAGRQCGYSVAPINFFSSKPCPQPWQAECQQRHRNNYTSGWDDCQTGYPRLASQELAFYHAYSGDWRNQCDSPGWDSGRTNGFVNGYHDNRTNGGFGGRGPPRNDRGGRGAYRGNRGGGSFNQPLQNAGFGNYENKEGGWGGPPRDAAYNSFGGRSDRSKSAFFNDRGAGSRGRYERGGFAGGGSSRWAEESRDDDWSKPTAPNERLEHELFSGSNTGINFEKYDDIPVEATGSSCPPHIESFHDVDMGEIIMGNINLSRYTRPTPVQKYAIPIIKSKRDLMACAQTGSGKTAAFLLPVLSQIYTEGPGDALQAAKNSGQENGRYGRRKQYPISLVLAPTRELALQIYDEARKFAYRSRVRPCVVYGGADIGQQIRDLERGCHLLVATPGRLVDMMERGKIGLDYCHYLVVDEADRMLDMGFEPQIRRIVEQDTMPPKGIRRTMMFSATFPKEIQILARDFLEDYIFLAVGRVGSTSENITQKVVWVEETDKRSFLLDLLNATVIPSEVQENVTEAPEKTGKDSLTLVFVETKKGADALEDFLYREGYACTSIHGDRSQRDREEALHQFRSGRCPILVATAVAARGLDISNVKHVINFDLPSDIEEYVHRIGRTGRVGNLGLATSFFNDKNSNITKDLLDILVEAKQEVPSWLESLAYEHQHKSNNRGRSKRFSGGFGARDYRQTSGSGSFSNNRSGRSAGGHGGNRGFGGGGFGGNFYGSDSYGGNYSHSGSVDWWGN from the exons ATGAGTCATGTGGTCGTTGATAATCCACACGGTCTAGATCAGCAG CTTGCTGCCCTAGACTTGAACTCGGCTGACGGACAAGGTGGAGGAACTGGCA GACGTTACATTCCACCTCACTTGAGGAACAAAGATGCTCCCAAAAACG CAGGAAATTCTTATTCCGCTGGTAGACAGTGCGGTTATTCAGTGGCACCAATAAATTTCT TTTCTTCTAAGCCGTGCCCCCAACCATGGCAGGCAGAGTgtcagcaaagacacagaaataaCTATACTTCAGGATGGGATGACTGTCAGACTG GTTACCCAAGACTGGCCTCTCAAGAGCTTGCCTTTTACCATGCCTACAGTGGGGATTGGCGAAACCAATGTG ATTCACCTGGATGGGATTCCGGACGCACCAATGGCTTTGTGAATGGTTACCATGACAACCGCACAAACGGGGGCTTTGGAGGGCGTGGACCCCCTCGCAATGATAGAGGTGGGCGTGGTGCCTACCGTGGTAACAGGGGTGGAGGTTCGTTTAATCAGCCATTGCAAAATGCAG GGTTTGGCAATTACGAAAACAAAGAAGGTGGCTGGGGAGGACCTCCCAGGGATGCGGCCTACAACAGCTTTGGGGGACGTTCTGATAGGTCCAAGTCTGCCTTCTTCAACGACCGTGGGGCAGGCTCAAGAGGAAG atACGAGCGTGGAGGTTTTGCTGGTGGAGGAAGTAGCCGCTGGGCAGAGGAGTCCAGAGATGATGACTGGTCCAAGCCCACTGCTCCCAATGAGCGTCTGGAACA TGAGCTTTTCTCTGGAAGCAACACCGGCATAAACTTTGAGAAATATGATGATATTCCCGTGGAAGCTACTGGAAGCAGTTGCCCACCCCACATTGAAAGC TTCCATGATGTGGACATGGGCGAGATTATCATGGGGAACATTAACCTTAGTCGCTACACTCGCCCCACCCCTGTCCAGAAGTATGCTATCCCAATCATCAAGTCCAAGAGAGACCTGATGGCCTGCGCCCAGACTG GCTCTGGTAAGACTGCTGCTTTCTTACTGCCAGTGTTGAGTCAGATCTACACGGAAGGGCCAGGAGACGCTCTGCAGGCTGCCAAGAACAGTGGACAG GAGAATGGAAGGTACGGACGCCGTAAACAGTACCCAATCTCCCTTGTCCTGGCTCCCACCAGAGAACTTGCATTGCAGATCTATGATGAGGCGAGAAAG TTTGCCTACCGCTCAAGGGTGCGTCCCTGCGTTGTGTACGGTGGTGCAGATATTGGCCAGCAGATCAGGGACTTGGAGAGAGGCTGTCACCTGCTGGTGGCCACACCTGGACGTCTGGTCGACATGATGGAGAGGGGCAAGATCGGGCTGGATTATTGCCA CTACTTGGTTGTGGATGAGGCTGATCGCATGTTGGACATGGGTTTTGAGCCACAGATCAGACGCATTGTGGAACAAGACACAATGCCACCAAAAGGCATCCGCCGGACTATGATGTTCAGTGCTACCTTTCCCAAAGAGATCCAG ATCCTGGCTCGTGACTTCCTGGAGGACTACATTTTCCTTGCCGTGGGGCGTGTTGGTTCCACTTCAGAAAACATTACCCAGAAGGTGGTCTGGGTAGAGGAGACAGACAAGAGGTCCTTCCTCCTTGATTTGCTCAATGCCACCG TTATTCCCAGTGAGGTTCAGGAAAATGTGACAGAAGCCCCAGAGAAAACGG GTAAAGACTCCCTGACTCTGGTGTTTGTGGAAACGAAGAAAGGAGCCGATGCACTGGAGGACTTCCTTTACCGAGAGGGTTATGCATGCACCAGCATCCATGGAGATCGATcccagagagacagagaggaggcTCTGCATCAGTTCCGGTCTGGACGCTGCCCCATCCTGGTGGCTacagct GTGGCTGCTAGAGGTCTGGACATCAGCAATGTGAAGCACGTTATCAACTTTGATTTGCCCAGTGACATTGAAGAATACGTTCACCGTATTGGCCGTACGGGACGTGTGGGCAACCTCG GTCTGGCCACGTCGTTCTTTAACGacaaaaacagcaacataaCCAAAGATTTGCTGGACATTCTGGTTGAGGCCAAGCAGGAGGTTCCCTCCTGGCTTGAGAGCCTGGCCTATGAGCACCAGCACAAGAGCAACAATAGAGGTCGCTCTAAGAG GTTCTCTGGTGGTTTCGGAGCTAGAGATTACCGTCAGACGTCTGGCTCTGGAAGTTTCAGTAACAACCGTTCAGGGCGCAGCGCTGGAGGCCATGGAGGAAACCGTGGCTTCGGTGGAG GTGGATTTGGTGGCAACTTCTACGGCAGCGACAGCTACGGAGGAAATTACAGCCACTCGGGTAGCGTGGATTGGTGGGGAAACTAG
- the ddx3xa gene encoding DEAD-box helicase 3 X-linked a isoform X2, with translation MSHVVVDNPHGLDQQLAALDLNSADGQGGGTGRRYIPPHLRNKDAPKNGNSYSAGRQCGYSVAPINFFSSKPCPQPWQAECQQRHRNNYTSGWDDCQTGYPRLASQELAFYHAYSGDWRNQCDSPGWDSGRTNGFVNGYHDNRTNGGFGGRGPPRNDRGGRGAYRGNRGGGSFNQPLQNAGFGNYENKEGGWGGPPRDAAYNSFGGRSDRSKSAFFNDRGAGSRGRYERGGFAGGGSSRWAEESRDDDWSKPTAPNERLEHELFSGSNTGINFEKYDDIPVEATGSSCPPHIESFHDVDMGEIIMGNINLSRYTRPTPVQKYAIPIIKSKRDLMACAQTGSGKTAAFLLPVLSQIYTEGPGDALQAAKNSGQENGRYGRRKQYPISLVLAPTRELALQIYDEARKFAYRSRVRPCVVYGGADIGQQIRDLERGCHLLVATPGRLVDMMERGKIGLDYCHYLVVDEADRMLDMGFEPQIRRIVEQDTMPPKGIRRTMMFSATFPKEIQILARDFLEDYIFLAVGRVGSTSENITQKVVWVEETDKRSFLLDLLNATVIPSEVQENVTEAPEKTGKDSLTLVFVETKKGADALEDFLYREGYACTSIHGDRSQRDREEALHQFRSGRCPILVATAVAARGLDISNVKHVINFDLPSDIEEYVHRIGRTGRVGNLGLATSFFNDKNSNITKDLLDILVEAKQEVPSWLESLAYEHQHKSNNRGRSKRFSGGFGARDYRQTSGSGSFSNNRSGRSAGGHGGNRGFGGGGFGGNFYGSDSYGGNYSHSGSVDWWGN, from the exons ATGAGTCATGTGGTCGTTGATAATCCACACGGTCTAGATCAGCAG CTTGCTGCCCTAGACTTGAACTCGGCTGACGGACAAGGTGGAGGAACTGGCA GACGTTACATTCCACCTCACTTGAGGAACAAAGATGCTCCCAAAAACG GAAATTCTTATTCCGCTGGTAGACAGTGCGGTTATTCAGTGGCACCAATAAATTTCT TTTCTTCTAAGCCGTGCCCCCAACCATGGCAGGCAGAGTgtcagcaaagacacagaaataaCTATACTTCAGGATGGGATGACTGTCAGACTG GTTACCCAAGACTGGCCTCTCAAGAGCTTGCCTTTTACCATGCCTACAGTGGGGATTGGCGAAACCAATGTG ATTCACCTGGATGGGATTCCGGACGCACCAATGGCTTTGTGAATGGTTACCATGACAACCGCACAAACGGGGGCTTTGGAGGGCGTGGACCCCCTCGCAATGATAGAGGTGGGCGTGGTGCCTACCGTGGTAACAGGGGTGGAGGTTCGTTTAATCAGCCATTGCAAAATGCAG GGTTTGGCAATTACGAAAACAAAGAAGGTGGCTGGGGAGGACCTCCCAGGGATGCGGCCTACAACAGCTTTGGGGGACGTTCTGATAGGTCCAAGTCTGCCTTCTTCAACGACCGTGGGGCAGGCTCAAGAGGAAG atACGAGCGTGGAGGTTTTGCTGGTGGAGGAAGTAGCCGCTGGGCAGAGGAGTCCAGAGATGATGACTGGTCCAAGCCCACTGCTCCCAATGAGCGTCTGGAACA TGAGCTTTTCTCTGGAAGCAACACCGGCATAAACTTTGAGAAATATGATGATATTCCCGTGGAAGCTACTGGAAGCAGTTGCCCACCCCACATTGAAAGC TTCCATGATGTGGACATGGGCGAGATTATCATGGGGAACATTAACCTTAGTCGCTACACTCGCCCCACCCCTGTCCAGAAGTATGCTATCCCAATCATCAAGTCCAAGAGAGACCTGATGGCCTGCGCCCAGACTG GCTCTGGTAAGACTGCTGCTTTCTTACTGCCAGTGTTGAGTCAGATCTACACGGAAGGGCCAGGAGACGCTCTGCAGGCTGCCAAGAACAGTGGACAG GAGAATGGAAGGTACGGACGCCGTAAACAGTACCCAATCTCCCTTGTCCTGGCTCCCACCAGAGAACTTGCATTGCAGATCTATGATGAGGCGAGAAAG TTTGCCTACCGCTCAAGGGTGCGTCCCTGCGTTGTGTACGGTGGTGCAGATATTGGCCAGCAGATCAGGGACTTGGAGAGAGGCTGTCACCTGCTGGTGGCCACACCTGGACGTCTGGTCGACATGATGGAGAGGGGCAAGATCGGGCTGGATTATTGCCA CTACTTGGTTGTGGATGAGGCTGATCGCATGTTGGACATGGGTTTTGAGCCACAGATCAGACGCATTGTGGAACAAGACACAATGCCACCAAAAGGCATCCGCCGGACTATGATGTTCAGTGCTACCTTTCCCAAAGAGATCCAG ATCCTGGCTCGTGACTTCCTGGAGGACTACATTTTCCTTGCCGTGGGGCGTGTTGGTTCCACTTCAGAAAACATTACCCAGAAGGTGGTCTGGGTAGAGGAGACAGACAAGAGGTCCTTCCTCCTTGATTTGCTCAATGCCACCG TTATTCCCAGTGAGGTTCAGGAAAATGTGACAGAAGCCCCAGAGAAAACGG GTAAAGACTCCCTGACTCTGGTGTTTGTGGAAACGAAGAAAGGAGCCGATGCACTGGAGGACTTCCTTTACCGAGAGGGTTATGCATGCACCAGCATCCATGGAGATCGATcccagagagacagagaggaggcTCTGCATCAGTTCCGGTCTGGACGCTGCCCCATCCTGGTGGCTacagct GTGGCTGCTAGAGGTCTGGACATCAGCAATGTGAAGCACGTTATCAACTTTGATTTGCCCAGTGACATTGAAGAATACGTTCACCGTATTGGCCGTACGGGACGTGTGGGCAACCTCG GTCTGGCCACGTCGTTCTTTAACGacaaaaacagcaacataaCCAAAGATTTGCTGGACATTCTGGTTGAGGCCAAGCAGGAGGTTCCCTCCTGGCTTGAGAGCCTGGCCTATGAGCACCAGCACAAGAGCAACAATAGAGGTCGCTCTAAGAG GTTCTCTGGTGGTTTCGGAGCTAGAGATTACCGTCAGACGTCTGGCTCTGGAAGTTTCAGTAACAACCGTTCAGGGCGCAGCGCTGGAGGCCATGGAGGAAACCGTGGCTTCGGTGGAG GTGGATTTGGTGGCAACTTCTACGGCAGCGACAGCTACGGAGGAAATTACAGCCACTCGGGTAGCGTGGATTGGTGGGGAAACTAG
- the ddx3xa gene encoding DEAD-box helicase 3 X-linked a isoform X7 — translation MSHVVVDNPHGLDQQLAALDLNSADGQGGGTGRRYIPPHLRNKDAPKNGNSYSAGRQCGYSVAPINFYSPGWDSGRTNGFVNGYHDNRTNGGFGGRGPPRNDRGGRGAYRGNRGGGSFNQPLQNAGFGNYENKEGGWGGPPRDAAYNSFGGRSDRSKSAFFNDRGAGSRGRYERGGFAGGGSSRWAEESRDDDWSKPTAPNERLEHELFSGSNTGINFEKYDDIPVEATGSSCPPHIESFHDVDMGEIIMGNINLSRYTRPTPVQKYAIPIIKSKRDLMACAQTGSGKTAAFLLPVLSQIYTEGPGDALQAAKNSGQENGRYGRRKQYPISLVLAPTRELALQIYDEARKFAYRSRVRPCVVYGGADIGQQIRDLERGCHLLVATPGRLVDMMERGKIGLDYCHYLVVDEADRMLDMGFEPQIRRIVEQDTMPPKGIRRTMMFSATFPKEIQILARDFLEDYIFLAVGRVGSTSENITQKVVWVEETDKRSFLLDLLNATVIPSEVQENVTEAPEKTGKDSLTLVFVETKKGADALEDFLYREGYACTSIHGDRSQRDREEALHQFRSGRCPILVATAVAARGLDISNVKHVINFDLPSDIEEYVHRIGRTGRVGNLGLATSFFNDKNSNITKDLLDILVEAKQEVPSWLESLAYEHQHKSNNRGRSKRFSGGFGARDYRQTSGSGSFSNNRSGRSAGGHGGNRGFGGGGFGGNFYGSDSYGGNYSHSGSVDWWGN, via the exons ATGAGTCATGTGGTCGTTGATAATCCACACGGTCTAGATCAGCAG CTTGCTGCCCTAGACTTGAACTCGGCTGACGGACAAGGTGGAGGAACTGGCA GACGTTACATTCCACCTCACTTGAGGAACAAAGATGCTCCCAAAAACG GAAATTCTTATTCCGCTGGTAGACAGTGCGGTTATTCAGTGGCACCAATAAATTTCT ATTCACCTGGATGGGATTCCGGACGCACCAATGGCTTTGTGAATGGTTACCATGACAACCGCACAAACGGGGGCTTTGGAGGGCGTGGACCCCCTCGCAATGATAGAGGTGGGCGTGGTGCCTACCGTGGTAACAGGGGTGGAGGTTCGTTTAATCAGCCATTGCAAAATGCAG GGTTTGGCAATTACGAAAACAAAGAAGGTGGCTGGGGAGGACCTCCCAGGGATGCGGCCTACAACAGCTTTGGGGGACGTTCTGATAGGTCCAAGTCTGCCTTCTTCAACGACCGTGGGGCAGGCTCAAGAGGAAG atACGAGCGTGGAGGTTTTGCTGGTGGAGGAAGTAGCCGCTGGGCAGAGGAGTCCAGAGATGATGACTGGTCCAAGCCCACTGCTCCCAATGAGCGTCTGGAACA TGAGCTTTTCTCTGGAAGCAACACCGGCATAAACTTTGAGAAATATGATGATATTCCCGTGGAAGCTACTGGAAGCAGTTGCCCACCCCACATTGAAAGC TTCCATGATGTGGACATGGGCGAGATTATCATGGGGAACATTAACCTTAGTCGCTACACTCGCCCCACCCCTGTCCAGAAGTATGCTATCCCAATCATCAAGTCCAAGAGAGACCTGATGGCCTGCGCCCAGACTG GCTCTGGTAAGACTGCTGCTTTCTTACTGCCAGTGTTGAGTCAGATCTACACGGAAGGGCCAGGAGACGCTCTGCAGGCTGCCAAGAACAGTGGACAG GAGAATGGAAGGTACGGACGCCGTAAACAGTACCCAATCTCCCTTGTCCTGGCTCCCACCAGAGAACTTGCATTGCAGATCTATGATGAGGCGAGAAAG TTTGCCTACCGCTCAAGGGTGCGTCCCTGCGTTGTGTACGGTGGTGCAGATATTGGCCAGCAGATCAGGGACTTGGAGAGAGGCTGTCACCTGCTGGTGGCCACACCTGGACGTCTGGTCGACATGATGGAGAGGGGCAAGATCGGGCTGGATTATTGCCA CTACTTGGTTGTGGATGAGGCTGATCGCATGTTGGACATGGGTTTTGAGCCACAGATCAGACGCATTGTGGAACAAGACACAATGCCACCAAAAGGCATCCGCCGGACTATGATGTTCAGTGCTACCTTTCCCAAAGAGATCCAG ATCCTGGCTCGTGACTTCCTGGAGGACTACATTTTCCTTGCCGTGGGGCGTGTTGGTTCCACTTCAGAAAACATTACCCAGAAGGTGGTCTGGGTAGAGGAGACAGACAAGAGGTCCTTCCTCCTTGATTTGCTCAATGCCACCG TTATTCCCAGTGAGGTTCAGGAAAATGTGACAGAAGCCCCAGAGAAAACGG GTAAAGACTCCCTGACTCTGGTGTTTGTGGAAACGAAGAAAGGAGCCGATGCACTGGAGGACTTCCTTTACCGAGAGGGTTATGCATGCACCAGCATCCATGGAGATCGATcccagagagacagagaggaggcTCTGCATCAGTTCCGGTCTGGACGCTGCCCCATCCTGGTGGCTacagct GTGGCTGCTAGAGGTCTGGACATCAGCAATGTGAAGCACGTTATCAACTTTGATTTGCCCAGTGACATTGAAGAATACGTTCACCGTATTGGCCGTACGGGACGTGTGGGCAACCTCG GTCTGGCCACGTCGTTCTTTAACGacaaaaacagcaacataaCCAAAGATTTGCTGGACATTCTGGTTGAGGCCAAGCAGGAGGTTCCCTCCTGGCTTGAGAGCCTGGCCTATGAGCACCAGCACAAGAGCAACAATAGAGGTCGCTCTAAGAG GTTCTCTGGTGGTTTCGGAGCTAGAGATTACCGTCAGACGTCTGGCTCTGGAAGTTTCAGTAACAACCGTTCAGGGCGCAGCGCTGGAGGCCATGGAGGAAACCGTGGCTTCGGTGGAG GTGGATTTGGTGGCAACTTCTACGGCAGCGACAGCTACGGAGGAAATTACAGCCACTCGGGTAGCGTGGATTGGTGGGGAAACTAG